Proteins encoded within one genomic window of Candidatus Dormiibacterota bacterium:
- the ricT gene encoding regulatory iron-sulfur-containing complex subunit RicT translates to MPLAIGVKFKRNGPLAYYDPAGEAFALGENVLADTARGPEIGEVVLAPAEIGAALLPAELKPVIRRATPDDLTRRRELEDQGPEHVRVAKERVHAFRLDMKVIAATSSFDGNRILFDFSADGRIDFRELARDLAAIFQRRVELRQIFPRDESKLQDGYGPCGRRLCCSSWLKEFQPVSIKHAKEQGLPLNPAKLNGMCGKLKCCLVYENDQYVELKSKLPKPGQIVEVAEGSAVVRDINVPRELVRVQLEATGAVLAIPAAELELDVPVPPVPSSVPSGRRRRRRGGGGGGGGGGAAAPPG, encoded by the coding sequence ATGCCTCTCGCCATCGGAGTGAAGTTCAAGCGCAACGGCCCGCTCGCCTACTACGACCCGGCGGGCGAGGCCTTCGCCCTCGGCGAGAACGTGCTCGCCGACACCGCCCGCGGTCCCGAGATCGGTGAGGTGGTGCTCGCCCCGGCGGAGATCGGCGCGGCGCTCCTCCCCGCCGAGCTCAAGCCGGTGATCCGCCGCGCCACCCCCGACGACCTCACCCGCCGCCGCGAGCTGGAGGACCAGGGGCCCGAGCACGTGCGCGTCGCCAAGGAGCGGGTCCACGCCTTCCGGCTCGACATGAAGGTGATCGCCGCCACCTCGTCGTTCGACGGCAACCGCATCCTCTTCGACTTCAGCGCCGACGGCCGGATCGACTTCCGCGAGCTCGCCCGCGACCTGGCCGCGATCTTCCAGCGCCGGGTCGAGCTCCGCCAGATCTTCCCCCGCGACGAGTCCAAGCTCCAGGACGGCTACGGACCCTGCGGCCGGCGGCTCTGCTGCTCCTCCTGGCTCAAGGAGTTCCAGCCGGTCTCCATCAAGCACGCCAAGGAGCAGGGGCTGCCGCTCAACCCGGCCAAGCTGAACGGGATGTGCGGCAAGCTCAAGTGCTGCCTGGTCTACGAGAACGACCAGTACGTCGAGCTGAAGTCGAAGCTCCCCAAGCCCGGCCAGATCGTCGAGGTCGCCGAGGGCAGCGCGGTGGTGCGCGACATCAACGTCCCCCGCGAGCTGGTGCGGGTGCAGCTCGAGGCCACCGGGGCGGTGCTCGCCATCCCGGCGGCCGAGCTGGAGCTCGACGTGCCGGTGCCGCCGGTGCCCTCCTCCGTCCCCTCCGGCCGCCGCCGGCGGCGCCGTGGCGGCGGCGGGGGCGGCGGCGGCGGCGGCGCGGCGGCCCCGCCGGGCTGA
- the hisC gene encoding histidinol-phosphate transaminase yields the protein MSTLRRASLGEDFGYTPGEQPPDGDGWLKLNTNEAPLGPSSAVAPAVAAAAALLHRYPDPFGEPLRSALARHHGVETAAVFVANGGDQVIDCLFRAYCEPGDRAVWPVPTYSLLPVLARLFGVEPVELPLDPDLGLPAGLGTVEGRLRFVVNPNAPTGVWTAPDALEELLAAAPGVVAIDEAYCDFAPGSCIPLLDRHPTWVVMRTFSKGYALAGLRVGYAVGHPELIADLLAVKDSYPVDRCALAGATAALADHEHHRRLVDGVRGERARLSARLEAAGWQLTPSEANFVFARPPGGDAVAVLARLRERRILVRHFAGEHADRLRITVGAPAENDRLLDALGI from the coding sequence ATGTCGACACTCCGCCGCGCCTCGCTCGGCGAGGACTTCGGCTACACCCCGGGCGAGCAGCCCCCCGACGGCGACGGCTGGCTCAAGCTCAACACCAACGAGGCGCCGCTCGGGCCCTCCAGCGCGGTGGCGCCGGCGGTGGCGGCGGCGGCTGCGCTGCTGCACCGCTACCCCGACCCGTTCGGCGAGCCGCTGCGCTCGGCCCTCGCCCGGCACCACGGCGTCGAGACCGCGGCGGTCTTCGTCGCCAACGGCGGCGACCAGGTCATCGACTGCCTCTTCCGCGCCTACTGCGAGCCCGGCGACCGTGCGGTCTGGCCGGTGCCCACCTACTCGCTCCTCCCCGTGCTCGCCCGGCTGTTCGGGGTCGAGCCCGTCGAGCTGCCCCTCGATCCCGACCTCGGGCTGCCCGCCGGGCTGGGCACCGTCGAGGGCCGGCTGCGCTTCGTGGTCAACCCGAATGCCCCCACCGGGGTGTGGACCGCGCCCGATGCCCTCGAGGAGCTGCTCGCGGCGGCGCCCGGGGTGGTTGCCATCGACGAAGCCTACTGCGACTTCGCCCCGGGGTCCTGCATCCCCCTCCTCGACCGGCATCCGACCTGGGTGGTGATGCGCACCTTCTCGAAGGGGTACGCCCTCGCCGGGCTGCGGGTCGGCTACGCGGTCGGCCACCCCGAGCTGATCGCCGACCTGCTCGCGGTGAAGGACTCCTACCCGGTCGACCGCTGCGCCCTCGCCGGTGCGACCGCGGCCCTGGCCGACCACGAGCACCACCGCCGCCTCGTCGACGGGGTGCGCGGCGAGCGGGCCCGGCTGTCGGCGCGGCTGGAGGCGGCGGGCTGGCAGCTCACCCCCTCCGAGGCCAACTTCGTGTTCGCCCGGCCCCCGGGCGGCGACGCGGTGGCGGTGCTGGCGCGGCTGCGCGAGCGCCGCATCCTGGTCCGCCACTTCGCCGGCGAGCACGCCGACCGGCTGCGCATCACCGTCGGCGCCCCCGCCGAGAACGACCGGCTGCTCGACGCCCTCGGCATCTGA
- a CDS encoding MarR family transcriptional regulator, which yields MSTEASVPATATRAEIATRARLVVLRLARRLRRTADGGLTATQLSALATIESRGPLRLGDLAAQEGIAAPTVSRLVDQLEGAALVRRRTDARDGRSYLVELTAGGEALLAQLRSTGTRLLEAAMACLDAGDQAALVDAVPVLERLLDAIGEGAPPGS from the coding sequence ATGAGCACGGAGGCGAGCGTCCCCGCGACCGCGACCCGGGCGGAGATCGCCACCCGGGCGCGCCTGGTGGTGCTGCGCCTCGCCCGCCGGCTGCGGCGCACCGCCGACGGCGGCCTCACCGCCACCCAGCTCTCGGCGCTCGCCACCATCGAGAGCCGGGGGCCGCTGCGGCTGGGCGACCTCGCCGCCCAGGAGGGCATCGCCGCGCCCACCGTCTCCCGGCTCGTCGACCAGCTCGAGGGCGCCGCGCTGGTGCGGCGGCGGACCGACGCCCGCGACGGCCGCTCCTACCTGGTCGAGCTGACCGCGGGCGGCGAGGCGCTGCTCGCCCAGCTCCGCTCCACCGGCACCCGGCTGCTGGAGGCGGCGATGGCCTGCCTGGACGCCGGGGACCAGGCCGCCCTGGTCGACGCCGTCCCGGTGCTCGAGCGGCTCCTCGACGCCATCGGCGAGGGTGCCCCGCCCGGATCCTGA